One genomic window of Arachis stenosperma cultivar V10309 chromosome 10, arast.V10309.gnm1.PFL2, whole genome shotgun sequence includes the following:
- the LOC130955607 gene encoding uncharacterized protein LOC130955607, with protein sequence MARYHNKQVLCLLLTLAASVYGTKAVDYAVSNNAESSVGSRRFEKDVGSDYAKQTLSDAADFIHKLFHQQNTDYDVKNVQKVTMVVENIDGVAYADNNAIHVSAGYIERFQGDIKKDLTGVLYHEMTHLLQWNANGQAPSGLIEGIADFVRLKAGYAAPGWAPPGRGDNWFQGYDVTARFLDYCNTIKNGFVADLNDRMKTSYNDDYFTQILGKPVTQLWIDYKAKFTTNN encoded by the coding sequence ATGGCTAGATACCATAATAAGCAGGTTCTATGCTTGTTGCTGACCCTGGCAGCTAGCGTGTATGGCACTAAGGCAGTGGACTATGCAGTGTCCAACAATGCTGAATCCAGCGTTGGCAGCCGCCGCTTCGAAAAAGACGTAGGCTCGGATTACGCCAAGCAAACTCTGAGCGATGCTGCTGACTTCATACACAAGCTCTTCCATCAGCAAAACACTGATTATGATGTGAAGAATGTCCAGAAAGTGACCATGGTAGTCGAAAACATCGATGGCGTGGCATATGCCGACAACAACGCGATCCATGTGAGTGCAGGCTACATAGAGAGGTTCCAGGGAGACATAAAGAAGGATCTGACAGGAGTGCTATATCACGAGATGACTCATCTCTTGCAGTGGAATGCTAACGGCCAGGCTCCGTCCGGTCTCATTGAAGGCATTGCGGATTTCGTGAGGCTCAAGGCTGGCTATGCTGCACCGGGCTGGGCTCCCCCGGGCCGTGGAGATAACTGGTTCCAAGGCTACGACGTCACTGCTCGCTTCTTAGACTACTGCAATACCATAAAGAATGGTTTTGTTGCCGACTTAAACGACAGGATGAAGACCAGCTATAACGATGACTACTTCACTCAGATTCTTGGCAAGCCCGTTACTCAGCTCTGGATTGACTACAAGGCCAAGTTTACTACCAACAACTAG